The Methylobacterium durans nucleotide sequence CTACTTCGCTTCGTTCCGCGGGGGCGACGCGCGCGCTTGGCTCATGCGCATCGTGCGCAACACTGCCCATTCAGCGCTCGCAGACCGTCAGCGGGTGCTCCGGCACTTGGACACGCGGGACGGTGCAGACGAAGTGGTCCTGAGCATCCCCGACCCGGGAGCGAGCCCAGAGGCCGCGCTCTCCAGCGTGCAGGACGCGGAGCGCCTAGCGAAGGTCCTCGCTGCGCTGCCGCCGGAGCTGCGCGAGTGCCTCGTGCTCAAGGAACTGGAGGAGCTCTCCTACAAGGAGATCGCGCAGGTCACGGGTGTGCCGGTCGGTACGGTGATGTCCCGCTTGTGGCGTGCCCGGCAGATGCTGTTTGGTTCGGCCGTCCAGGAGGACGATCATGAGTCCTGAGCCTTGCGAGGTCATGCATCTCCTGATCCAGGCCGACGTCGACGGCGAACTGGAACCGGCCGAGGCCGCGCGGGTCGCCGCACACCTGGACGCCTGCCCAGCCTGCACGCGCATGCAGACGCGCCTTCTCGACTTGTCATCACGGGTGCGGGCGATGCCGCGTCACCCTGCGCCCGCACCGTTGCGGGCTGCGGTCCGAGCGAAGATTGCAGGTAGTTCTGCCCATTACGGCCTCGCGGCGAGGCATTGGCGCCCAACCTTGGGCGCCACGGGCCTAGCGCTTGCCGCAAGCTTGGCGGTGTTTGCCGTCCTGCCCCGAGGCGACACGATGCCGGATTGGATCGTGG carries:
- a CDS encoding sigma-70 family RNA polymerase sigma factor; its protein translation is MRWRRPPESAASPEDSRASFEQVVLPNLDAAYNLARWIVRDTHLADDVVQDAVVRGLTYFASFRGGDARAWLMRIVRNTAHSALADRQRVLRHLDTRDGADEVVLSIPDPGASPEAALSSVQDAERLAKVLAALPPELRECLVLKELEELSYKEIAQVTGVPVGTVMSRLWRARQMLFGSAVQEDDHES